From a single Sulfolobus sp. E5-1-F genomic region:
- a CDS encoding cbb3-type cytochrome c oxidase subunit I, with protein sequence MNIKRVLKVALYTTSASDIGQMYITLGIIALLAGAINAALIRYQLTYQSLSAVDYYNAVSLHGIFMIFFMVMPISVGFANYLIPRMIGAHDLYWPRINALSFWILVPAVFLGLIAPWFGPVNTGWYMYAPLSVETSVNYGLGVILVEIALILSGISSTLTGVNFLMTIIKLKKIPYFKMSLFTWSFFATAILLVVAMPPLTAGLVFAYLERLWNLPFFDASLGGSPVLWQHLFWFFGHPEVYILMLPAMGLVGEILPRMVGRQIYGYKALALSSMAIAFLSVLGVWMHHMFTAVDNTVAQIISSATTMAIAVPSGVKVFNWTATLYGGEIRYKAPAILVISFIAIFLVGGITGVFFPLVPLDYAFNGTYLVVGHFHYMVFAILFALLAGLIYYFPYFSGKWYHEDIVKSGTIMIVAGAFLIATGMIIDGVLGMPRRYAAVPSVIYAPFQQMTDVGGVLMGIGLLMAFGDLLYSWIKGKVVETIDPWNAIQIGQPDFYIKPVKLPLSFGKSLDGSFDEEYHGVSFPYYSILGIVMSFIPLGFMFMFINLIPIGILLILAFIGTGLYWAYDQWFKQIPPPMQLDGGSPVSAGSVNNGVALTPSLGTIIMRDARSAVLWFILAEICLFGSFIGGYMFVASPITNPIAYANVPPLRVEYFPLPVIMTVILLSSSIPAHLAYEEFKKGNMKMFKALGILTAAMGFTFLMGQVYEFTHVIQFTPQQSAFTAFFFSTVSLHGFHVIMGLVVWAFVLLRAYKGVTPYGGSVAATYYWHFVDAIWVVVFSTFYLHLFV encoded by the coding sequence ATGAACATAAAAAGAGTCTTAAAAGTAGCATTATACACTACCAGTGCAAGCGATATTGGACAGATGTATATAACGCTAGGTATAATTGCACTATTAGCTGGTGCAATTAATGCTGCACTAATAAGATATCAGCTAACTTACCAAAGCTTGAGTGCCGTAGATTACTATAATGCTGTATCCTTACACGGTATATTCATGATATTCTTCATGGTAATGCCCATTTCAGTGGGTTTCGCAAATTATCTAATTCCTAGGATGATAGGTGCCCATGATTTATACTGGCCTAGAATAAATGCATTATCCTTTTGGATTTTAGTTCCCGCAGTTTTCTTGGGGCTCATAGCTCCGTGGTTCGGCCCTGTAAACACAGGTTGGTATATGTATGCTCCTTTATCTGTCGAAACATCAGTGAATTACGGGTTAGGCGTAATATTAGTTGAGATTGCTCTTATACTATCGGGTATTTCATCAACACTTACTGGAGTTAATTTCCTTATGACTATAATAAAACTTAAGAAAATACCTTACTTTAAAATGTCCTTATTTACTTGGTCATTCTTCGCTACTGCAATTTTATTAGTAGTTGCAATGCCTCCATTAACTGCTGGATTAGTTTTCGCCTATCTAGAAAGGTTATGGAATTTACCATTCTTCGATGCATCATTAGGTGGAAGCCCAGTATTATGGCAGCACTTGTTCTGGTTCTTTGGACATCCCGAAGTATACATATTAATGTTACCTGCAATGGGACTGGTCGGAGAAATCTTACCTAGAATGGTTGGTAGGCAAATTTACGGTTACAAAGCACTCGCACTATCATCAATGGCCATAGCATTCTTAAGCGTATTAGGAGTATGGATGCATCACATGTTCACAGCTGTTGACAATACAGTGGCACAGATAATATCATCAGCAACAACAATGGCGATTGCAGTACCTTCTGGAGTGAAGGTATTCAACTGGACTGCGACTTTATATGGTGGAGAAATAAGATATAAGGCCCCGGCAATTTTAGTTATATCCTTTATAGCCATATTTTTGGTTGGAGGAATTACTGGAGTATTCTTTCCATTAGTACCACTGGATTACGCATTCAACGGTACATATTTAGTAGTAGGACACTTCCATTATATGGTATTCGCAATACTATTTGCGCTACTAGCTGGTTTGATTTACTATTTCCCATACTTTAGTGGTAAGTGGTACCACGAGGATATAGTGAAAAGTGGAACTATAATGATAGTAGCTGGTGCATTTCTGATAGCTACTGGTATGATTATTGATGGAGTTCTAGGGATGCCTAGAAGATACGCTGCAGTTCCCTCAGTAATTTACGCACCATTTCAGCAAATGACTGATGTCGGAGGAGTATTAATGGGGATAGGCTTACTAATGGCTTTTGGTGATTTGCTGTACTCATGGATAAAGGGGAAAGTTGTAGAAACTATAGACCCGTGGAACGCTATACAGATAGGTCAACCAGATTTCTATATTAAGCCAGTTAAACTACCGTTAAGTTTTGGTAAATCATTGGATGGTAGTTTTGACGAAGAATATCACGGGGTAAGCTTCCCATATTACAGCATACTTGGAATTGTTATGTCGTTTATACCTTTAGGTTTTATGTTCATGTTCATTAACCTAATACCAATTGGTATACTGTTAATACTAGCGTTTATCGGGACTGGGTTATACTGGGCATATGATCAATGGTTTAAACAAATACCTCCTCCAATGCAACTAGATGGAGGTTCACCAGTATCAGCTGGTAGTGTAAATAATGGAGTAGCATTGACACCATCATTAGGGACTATCATAATGAGAGATGCTAGGTCTGCGGTATTGTGGTTCATATTAGCTGAGATATGTTTATTCGGGTCCTTTATAGGAGGATACATGTTTGTAGCGAGCCCAATTACTAATCCGATAGCATACGCAAATGTACCGCCATTAAGAGTTGAGTATTTCCCATTGCCAGTAATAATGACAGTTATACTGCTTTCAAGTTCTATACCGGCACATTTGGCTTATGAGGAGTTTAAGAAAGGGAATATGAAGATGTTTAAAGCTTTAGGAATATTAACTGCAGCTATGGGATTCACATTCTTAATGGGACAAGTCTATGAGTTTACACACGTAATACAATTCACCCCACAACAATCAGCATTTACTGCGTTCTTCTTTAGTACAGTAAGTCTACACGGATTCCACGTAATCATGGGACTAGTTGTGTGGGCATTCGTACTGTTAAGGGCTTATAAAGGAGTGACACCCTATGGAGGTTCAGTTGCTGCAACATATTATTGGCACTTTGTAGATGCCATATGGGTCGTAGTATTCAGTACGTTCTATCTTCATCTCTTTGTATAA
- a CDS encoding sulfocyanin yields the protein MKAQSSILPVIVGVLVAIIAVGVSVYAYYEYQVLSAPTPTATSTSTSTSSQIPLNYNSANKTVFLTIATLTTGPTFNFNGTSNGQLKIYIPAGWSVYVKYINEQSLPHNLILLQNTTATPSNPDVGKFGKILYVVGATASNYQTTGISSGQLDSGLWGPLSADTYMLVCGILGHAQSGMWAVVIVSSNVTTPYATAS from the coding sequence ATGAAAGCGCAGTCCTCTATTCTGCCCGTAATTGTTGGAGTACTAGTTGCAATAATAGCAGTTGGAGTTTCAGTATACGCATACTATGAATACCAAGTACTTTCGGCACCTACTCCCACAGCTACTAGTACTTCTACTTCGACCTCAAGTCAAATTCCGTTAAACTATAACTCTGCAAATAAAACAGTATTTTTGACAATTGCCACATTAACGACTGGACCAACTTTTAATTTTAATGGTACTAGTAATGGACAACTGAAAATTTACATCCCTGCAGGATGGTCTGTTTACGTGAAATATATAAATGAACAATCCCTGCCCCATAACTTAATCCTTTTACAAAACACTACCGCAACCCCTAGTAATCCCGATGTTGGAAAGTTTGGTAAAATATTATACGTAGTTGGCGCCACCGCTAGCAATTATCAAACAACTGGGATTTCAAGCGGTCAATTAGATAGTGGATTATGGGGACCGTTAAGCGCTGACACTTATATGTTAGTTTGTGGTATTTTAGGACACGCACAAAGCGGGATGTGGGCAGTTGTAATTGTTTCATCAAATGTGACTACTCCTTATGCTACAGCAAGTTAA